The following proteins come from a genomic window of Astatotilapia calliptera chromosome 11, fAstCal1.2, whole genome shotgun sequence:
- the LOC113032124 gene encoding serine protease 42-like, producing MRSLIFVLLIGAAFALDDDKIVGGFECTPYSEPHQVSLNSGYHFCGGSLINQNWIVSAAHCYESRIQVRLGEHDISVNEGTEQFIDSSRVIRHPQYDSWNIDNDIMLIQLSQPASLNSYVQPVALPTSCAPAGTMCTVSGWGNTMSSTADRDRLQCLNIPILSYSDCNNSYPGMITDSMFCAGYLEGGKDSCQGDSGGPVVCNGELQGIVSWGYGCAERDHPGVYTKVCIFNDWIQQTMDHSAIMRSLVFVLLIGAAFALDDDKIVGGFECTPYSEPHQVSLNSGYHFCGGSLINQNWIVSAAHCYKSRIQVRLGEHDISVNEGTEQFIDSSRVIRHPQYDSWNIDNDIMLIQLSQPASLNSYVQPVALPTSCAPAGTMCTVSGWGNTMSSTADQDRLQCLNIPILSYSDCNNSYPGMITDSMFCAGYLEGGKDSCQGDSGGPVVCNGELQGIVSWGYGCAERDHPGVYTKVCIFNDWIQQTMASY from the exons ATGAGGTCTCTGATCTTTGTTCTGCTCATTGGAGCTGCTT TTGCCCTGGATGACGACAAGATCGTCGGAGGGTTTGAGTGCACACCTTACTCTGAACCCCATCAGGTGTCTCTGAACTCTGGCTATCACTTCTGTGGTGGCTCCCTGATCAATCAGAACTGGATTGTGTCTGCTGCTCACTGCTACGAGTC tcGTATCCAGGTGCGTCTGGGAGAGCACGACATTTCGGTCAATGAGGGAACTGAGCAGTTCATCGACTCCTCCCGTGTCATCCGCCATCCACAGTATGATTCCTGGAATATTGACAATGACATCATGCTGATCCAGCTGAGCCAGCCTGCCTCCCTCAACAGTTATGTGCAGCCTGTGGCTCTGCCCACGAGCTGTGCTCCCGCTGGCACCATGTGCACAGTCTCTGGATGGGGCAACACCATGAGCTCTA CTGCTGATCGGGACAGGCTGCAGTGCCTGAACATCCCCATCCTGTCCTACAGTGACTGTAATAACTCCTACCCTGGCATGATCACTGACTCCATGTTCTGCGCTGGATACCTGGAGGGAGGCAAGGACTCTTGCCAG ggtGACTCTGGTGGTCCTGTTGTGTGCAACGGTGAGCTGCAGGGTATTGTGTCCTGGGGCTATGGATGTGCTGAGAGGGACCACCCTGGTGTCTATACCAAG GTCTGCATCTTCAATGACTGGATTCAGCAAACCATG GATCACTCAGCAATCATGAGGTCTCTGGTCTTTGTTCTGCTCATTGGAGCTGCTT TTGCCCTGGATGACGACAAGATCGTCGGAGGGTTTGAGTGCACACCTTACTCTGAGCCCCATCAGGTGTCTCTGAACTCTGGCTACCACTTCTGTGGTGGCTCCCTGATCAATCAGAACTGGATTGTGTCTGCTGCTCACTGCTACAAATC tcGTATCCAGGTGCGTCTGGGAGAGCACGACATTTCGGTCAATGAGGGAACTGAGCAGTTCATCGACTCCTCCCGTGTCATCCGCCATCCACAGTATGATTCCTGGAATATTGACAATGACATCATGCTGATCCAGCTGAGCCAGCCTGCCTCCCTCAACAGTTATGTGCAGCCTGTGGCTCTGCCCACGAGCTGTGCTCCTGCTGGCACCATGTGCACAGTCTCTGGATGGGGCAACACCATGAGCTCTA CTGCTGATCAGGACAGGCTGCAGTGCCTGAACATCCCCATCCTGTCCTACAGTGACTGTAATAACTCCTACCCTGGCATGATCACTGACTCCATGTTCTGCGCTGGATACCTGGAGGGAGGCAAGGACTCTTGCCAG ggtGACTCTGGTGGTCCTGTTGTGTGCAACGGTGAGCTGCAGGGTATTGTGTCCTGGGGCTATGGATGTGCTGAGAGGGACCACCCTGGTGTCTATACCAAG GTCTGCATCTTCAATGACTGGATTCAGCAAACCATGGCCAGCTATTAA